The DNA region TCCAGTAATCATCAGTTAAATTTGGTCCTACACCACCTTGCCCTTCTTTGCCATGACAGGCTGCACACATCAGTTCGAAATTTGTTTTACCTGCTTTTAAGGCAGCCTCATCTTTTAACAGCACCACTGTGTTTTCATCTACATTGTTTGCAGACTTTGAAAGGAAAGCAGCTTTCTGTTCTTCACCTTTTTTCCAGGCATTTTCAAATTCCTGTTTGCTTAAAGGAGCTGTTTCTGCAATATGATAACGGTACAGGTAAATTACACCAACAATAATTGTCAGGTAAAATCCATATAACCACCAGCCGGGTAATTTATTATCCAGCTCACGGATGCCATCATAGTCATGACCCAGATCAATTTTAGATTCCTGTTCTGCAGGCCTGAAGCTGTTGATTTTATCCCACCATGTACTAAAGCTGCCGGAAGGTTTGCTTACAGTTGTACCATCCGCTGCAACTGCTGCAAATGCATTTTCTTTAACCAGGAAGTTTCTTACAAATAATCCCATTACAATTATAACAATCAGTTCAATTGCAATAACGGAAGCCAGCAGATAAAAGGTAAGAGGTGTTAATCCTGCAATTGATGCAGGTGCAGCCGGTGCTGTTGTTGCAGCATCCTGCGCAAGACCGATAGCAGGCGATAAAAAGGCAATTAAACCGGCAACTGTTTTTACTGAATTGCTTTTCAGTTTTGAGCTGTGCCATTTTGCAGTACCAAGTACAACATTTGCCAGCAGTGCAATTACAAGTAACAGTACAAGAATAATTGCAAGCATTGTAATAGCCATTGGATTGCTCCAGATTGACTGTGGTGCTGCTTCAGGAACCGTTGCAGTTTGCTGTGCTGATGCAGCAAAGGTTGTAAACAGGAACGTAAAGGCAAGCATTGTTTTGCCAACTCCTGTCATTAAAAAATATTTTTTTATGTTTAACATCTTGCTTTAGTTTTTTAGTTATCTAATGGAATTCGACTGATCTCATTCAATTCTTTTTTATCTGTTCTGGCAAGCCAAACAATCATTACACAGAAGAAGATAAAGAAGATGAGAAAAGAGGTTAACCCGTAAATGCTTACGTTACTTATTTTTTCTAAATAATTAATGAATTTCATTTCTTATTTTTTTCGGTGAGCATTTTAGTTTGAAGCTGTTACAGGTTTCTTTTCAGCCTTAATATCCTTACCCATACGTTGCAGGTAAGCAATCAGCGCTATAATTTCCTTATTGGCAGGAGTTTGAATCTTGTCAATTTTCAAATTGATGCGGATACTGTTTGCCTGTGTCATCAGATCCCTGTTTGCAATTTTATCATAACCTTCAGGATAAGGAACACCTAAGGTTTGCATTGCCCTGATCTTTGCAGCTGTAATAGTAGTATCAAGATCATTATCAAGTAACCATGTATACTGAGGCATTATTGATCCGGGCGACATTGTACGGGGATCCATCATATGATTATAATGCCAGCTGTCGGGATATTTACCACCAATTCTTGCTAAGTCCGGACCTGTACGTTTACTTCCCCACTGGAACGGATGATCATACACAAATTCGCCAGCTTTTGAATATTCACCATATCTCGCAACTTCATCACGGAACGGACGGATCATTTGGGAGTGACAGGTATAGCAACCTTCACGAACATAAATATCACGGCCCTGTAATTCAAGCGGAGTATATGGTTTTACACTTGTAATGGTTGGAATATTTGACTTAATTAAGAAGGTTGGAACAATCTCAATTAAACCACCAATAGCAACAACTATTAAACTGATAACAAGCATCATTACCGGTCTTTTTTCAATCCATCTGTGCCAGTATTCTTTTTTATGTGCTTCCGCTTTTGCAAGAGGTGCTGCTTCAGCTGGTTCATTGGCAATAAAGCTTCCCTGTTTTGCAGTCTTCATTAAATTGTACACCATCATAATGGCACCTGTTAAGTAAAGAGTACCACCAATACTTCTCATGATATACATAGGAATAATATTGGTTACAGTTTCAAGAAACTGGAACTTCAACTGTCCTTCATCGGTGAATTGTTTCCACATATCGGCCTGTGCAAAACCGGCCCAGTAAAGTGGAATGGCATACACAACAATACCAATTGTTCCTAACCAGAAGTGATTGGTTGCTAACTTTTTGAATACAGTGTAGTGCCCCACATTTTAGGAATTAAATAATAGAGCACACCAAATGCCATAAAACCATTCCAGCCTAAACCTCCAATATGAACGTGCCCTACAATCCAGTCAGTAAAGTGTGCAATCGCATTTACGCTTTTCAAACTCATCATGGGTCCTTCAAAAGTGCTCATACCATAACAGGTAACAGCAACCACAAAGAATTTTAATACAGGTTCTTCACGCACTTTGTCCCACGCACCACGTAATGTAAATAAACCATTCAGCATACCTCCCCAGCTTGGTGCAATCAGCATTACACTGAATACAGTACCGAGAGATTGCGCCCAATCAGGCAATGCAGTATAAATTAAATGGTGAGGGCCTGCCCAGATATAAAGGAAGATAAGCGCCCAGAAGTGGATAATTGATAAACGATAAGAATATACAGGACGGTTCGCTGCTTTTGGCAGGAAATAATACATTAAACCCAGAATGGGAGTAGTAAGGAAAAATGCCACAGCATTATGACCGTACCACCACTGTACCAATGCATCCTGAACACCGGCATAAAAACTATAGCTTTTTATCCAGGAGAAAGGAAGTTCAAATGAGTTTACAATATGGAGCATCGCTACTGTTATCCATGTGGCTATGTAAAACCAAATGGCAACATAAATATGACTTTCTCTTCTTTTAATTAATGTACCAAACATGTTGATACCAAATACTACCTATATTAATGTAATAAGGATATCAATTGGCCATTCAAGTTCAGCATACTCTTTACCGGTTGTAAAACCGAAAAATAAAGTAACCGCTGCTAATAAAATTATTAACTGCCATCCCCAAAAATGTATCCAACTTAATTTGTCGTTGAACATACGGGCTTTGGTAAGACGCTGCAGTGAATAATAAATGCCCATAAACATACTGTTGCCTACAAAGGCAAAAATGATAGCATTTGTGTGAATGGGCCGAAGACGACCGAAGGTGGTGCCCGGATAATTGAGTGAGATAGCCGGAAAATAAAATTGAATGGCTACCAGCAATCCAACGAGCATGCCTACAATACCCCAAGCGGCTGTGGCAATGGCGAAGTACTTTACGATCTTGTTGTCGTAGTTAAACTTTCTAATTGCATAACTTCCTGTTTGATTATTATGGTTTTGAGTTCTGGTTTACTGAGTTAGGAGAAGAGTTTTCTTTTTCTGAGACAGGATTGTCGAACAGCATTCTCAAGGGGGGGGATACCTGGTCATCATACTGACCGTTTTTAACGCTCCATAAGAAAGCCGCTAAAAACAACGATGCCACAGATACACTGGCAATAAGCAATAGTATTATAACACTCATATAGA from Chitinophagaceae bacterium includes:
- a CDS encoding c-type cytochrome is translated as MLNIKKYFLMTGVGKTMLAFTFLFTTFAASAQQTATVPEAAPQSIWSNPMAITMLAIILVLLLVIALLANVVLGTAKWHSSKLKSNSVKTVAGLIAFLSPAIGLAQDAATTAPAAPASIAGLTPLTFYLLASVIAIELIVIIVMGLFVRNFLVKENAFAAVAADGTTVSKPSGSFSTWWDKINSFRPAEQESKIDLGHDYDGIRELDNKLPGWWLYGFYLTIIVGVIYLYRYHIAETAPLSKQEFENAWKKGEEQKAAFLSKSANNVDENTVVLLKDEAALKAGKTNFELMCAACHGKEGQGGVGPNLTDDYWIHSGSVKEIFKTIKYGWPEKGMKSWKDDYSPVQIAQLTSYVKSLHGTNPPNPKEKQGELYQENAAAPAADSAAVKTDSIK
- a CDS encoding CcoQ/FixQ family Cbb3-type cytochrome c oxidase assembly chaperone → MKFINYLEKISNVSIYGLTSFLIFFIFFCVMIVWLARTDKKELNEISRIPLDN
- the ccoS gene encoding cbb3-type cytochrome oxidase assembly protein CcoS; amino-acid sequence: MSVIILLLIASVSVASLFLAAFLWSVKNGQYDDQVSPPLRMLFDNPVSEKENSSPNSVNQNSKP